DNA sequence from the Corynebacterium yudongzhengii genome:
GCACCTCCGCCAGCCAGGCGTCCTACTTCGAGGCGCTGCGCAAAGAACTGGAGATGGCCGCCAGCCAGGTCAATCGCCCCGCGCAGACGGTGTTTTTCGGAGGCGGCACCCCGTCGTTACTCGGTGCCGAGGCACTCGCCGGCATCCTGGACGTCGTCCGCGGGACCATCGGGCTGAGCGATAATGCCGAGATCACCACCGAATCCAACCCGGAATCCACCTCGCCGGAGTTTTTCGCCACGCTTCTCGACGCCGGTTTCAACCGCATCTCCCTCGGCATGCAATCCGCCTCCCCGCAGGTGCTGAAGGTCCTCGAACGCCGCCACACCCCGGGGCGCGCCGTCGCCGCCGCCCGCGAGGCCCGCGCCGCCGGTTTCACCCACGTCAACCTCGACATGATCTACGGCACCCCCACCGAAACCGACGACGATGTCCGCCGCACCCTCGACGCCATCCTCGACACCGGCGTCGACCACGTCTCCGCCTACTCGCTCATCGTCGAAGACGGCACCGCCATGGCCCGCAAAGTCCGCCGCGGAGAGCTGCCCGCCCCAGACGAGGACACCTACGCCGACCGCTACGCGCTCATCGATAAAGCCCTCACCGACGCCGGCTTCCGCTGGTACGAGGTCTCCAACTGGGCCCATGACGGCGGCGAGTGCGAGCACAACCTCATCTACTGGCGCGGCGGCCACTGGTGGGGCGCAGGCCCGGGCGCCCACTCCAGCGTCGACGGCCGCCGCTTCTACAACGTCAAACACCCCGCCCGCTACCACGCGCTTCTCGACGAAGGCCACCTCCCCATCGCCGACTCCGAGGACTTGACCGACGCCGATCTCCACACCGAGGCCCTCATGCTCGGACTCCGCCTCCGCGAGGGCGTGCCCCTGTCGTGGATTGGGGAGGGGGCGCGGGAGGTCGTCGATAAGCACGTGCGCGCCGGGCTCATGCGGGTAACCGACGGGCGACTGGCGGTCACCGAAGCCGGTCGGCTGCTTGCCGACGGACTCATCGCCGACCTGCTTGTCGCCGAAGAACGCTAACCTTGCGGAGGTATGGGGGAACTATTAACGACGGGGGACCTGCTCGCCGACGGGTACACACACCACACCATCAAGCGGGCGATCGAACGTGGGCTTTTGCACTGGGTGATGCGCGGGGTCTACACGACACAGCCGGCGGAGCGCCTCGACCCACTCGCAGCGCTGGCGCTACGCCATCCGCGGATCGTCTTTTCCGGGCGCACCGCCTGCGAGCTTTTCATCGGGCGACGCGAGATCCGCACACCATATTCCGCCCGCATCGACCGGTGTTTCGGCCGCGGTTTCGAGATCCCCGGTGTCGTGGTGGTCAAGCCGGGGCGGCGCCTCGCGAGGGAGCATGTCAACGGCCTGCCCGTCACCTCGGCGCTGCGCGCGGCCGTCGACGCCCACCAGGATTACCCCTGGCTGGCTCTCGACGTGCTCGAACAGAAATACGCCGGGCCCGAGGGGGCACAAAAACTTGCCGACGACCTCGCCACCTACCCCCGCGTCCCCGCCACATTCCGGGAACTCGTAGAAGGCGCCGCCGTCGGTGGCGACAGCAACACCGAACGCCGCCTCTTCCGCAGCCTGCGCAGCGCCGGACTGCAGGTAGAACAAAACGCCAAGATCGGGCCCTACCGCTTCGACGGACTCATCCGCCGCGCCCGCCTCATCATCGAGGTCGACTCCTTCGATTACCACGGGGTCGACATCGAGACCCGCCACTCGGTACTCGGGCGGGAAGAAGTCATCAAGAACTTCACGAAAGACCGGTGGAAACAAAACCTCGCCGTCCGCTCCGGCTACAAGGTGCTCCGCTACACCGTGAACTGCGTCGACGACCAGCACGAAGAGGTCGTCACCCAGATACTCGCGGAAGTGCACGGCGAAGTCATCGCCGAATACGAACGCACCGGGGTCTGGATCTGGCACGAGGTCTACACCGACGAAAGATTCTGGCGCGAGCGGGGAGGGAGGCCGTGAGCTGGTTTTGAGTTTCTGTTTCGGTCTTGGATCCGGTGGATCGTCGGTAGTTGCTTGAATTTTGGGCCCGTTTCGGCCTTGATTGCCTGGGATTTTTAAGTAACTACCGACGTTAAGGTCCGTTTCGGCCTTGAATTTGCCGGATCGTCGGTCGTTACTCGAATCTTGGGTCGGTTTCGGTCGGTTTTACCCGGGAAATTTAAGTAACTACCGACGTTAACTCCCTTTTCGGCCTTGAAATCGCCGGATCGTCGGTAGTTACTCAAATCCAGCCCCCACGAATCTCAGCCCCCAGAACCCCCACGAAACCAAGAAACCAAGAACCCCAACCCCGCCATATTTCCGAATCTCGCTTAAGCCACTAGACTGGCCAATTAGCAATCGAAGGAGGTGAGTGCCAGCCATGGCGACGGGGACGGACAAGCGTAGGCGTGAGGTTTTGCGGGCGATCGTGGCGGATTACATCGCCTCCCAGGAGCCGGTCGGCTCGAAGTCTTTGTTGGAGCGGCACCGCTTGAATGTGTCGTCGGCGACGATTCGTAACGATATGGGTGTGTTGGAGTCGGAGGGCTACATCACGCAGCAGCACGCGAGCTCGGGGCGCATCCCCACGGAGAAGGGGTATCGGGCGTTCGTGGATTCTCTGCATGACGTGAAGCCGATGTCGCCGGCGGAGAAGCGCGCGATCGTGGGCTTCCTCGAGGAGGGCGTCGACTTGGAGGATGTGCTGCGGCGTTCGGTGCAGTTGCTGGCGCAGTTCACTCGTCAGGCGGCGGTGATTCAGGTGCCTACACTGCACGCCTCCCGCGTCAAGCATTGCGAGGTCGTCGCACTCACCCCGACCCGGCTGTTGCTGGTGCTCATCACGGATACGGGCCGGGTGGATCAGCGTAACGTGGACCTCGGGGAGGCGGTCGATGACGATCAGGTCCAGCGCCTTAGGCAACTACTGAACAACTCTTTGCAGTCAAAGACACTTCGCGACGCCAGCGTCTCCCTCGCCGACCTCGCACAAACGGCGCCGCCGGACATCGCGCCCCATGTGCTCAGTGCCGCGACGGTGCTCATCGAGACGCTGGTGGAGCAGCCTTCGGAGCGTTTGATCATGGCGGGCGCGTCGAATCTGACGCGTTTCGCCGGGAAGTCGACGCTGCGTCTGCCGGGCATCATTGAGGCTTTGGAGGAGCAGGTCGTTGTGTTGAAGCTGATGGCGAACCTGCCGGAGTTAGGCAATGTGGCCGTGCGCATCGGCGAGGAGAATGAGGACGAGGAGTTGCAGTCGACGTCCATCGTGACCACCGCGTATGGCGGGGAGGGGGCGCCTTTGGGCGGCCTCGGCGTGGTGGGGCCGACGTATATGGATTATCCGGGGACTATTTCGAAGGTGTCTGCGGTTGCCAGGTATGTTGGCAGAATCCTGGCCGGAGAATAACCCCGTCGGCCAACATATAAACGCACAACACACTTAAACAGATTTGAGTAAGGACAGCTTAAACAGTGGCTCGTGACTATTACGGCATTCTCGGCGTGGATAAGGGTGCCTCGGACGCGGAGATCAAGAAGGCGTACCGCAAGATGGCCCGTAAGTACCACCCGGACGTCAATGACTCGGATGAGGCCGCGGAGAAGTTCCGTGAGGCCCAGGTCGCGCATGAGGTGCTGACGGATCCGCAGAAGCGGCGCATCGTCGATATGGGCGGCGACCCGATGGAGCAGGGTGGCGCGGGTGGCCCCGGCGGCGCGGGTGGTTTCGGCGGCTCGGGCGGCCTCGGCGACATCTTTGAGGCGTTCTTCGGCGGGGCCGCCGGCGGCGCGTCTCGCGGGCCGCGCTCGCGTGTGCAGCCGGGTAACGATGCCCTCCTGCGCACCCGCATCACCCTCGAGGAGGCGTTTAAGGGCCTGCGCAAGGACATCCGCGTCGATACCGCCGTTTTGTGTGACCACTGCGGCGGCACCGGTTCGGAGTCGAAGTCGAAGCCGGTGACCTGTTCGGATTGCCAGGGCACCGGCGAGGTCCAGGAGGTACAGCGTTCTTTCCTCGGCAACGTCATGACCACCCGCCCGTGCAGTACGTGCCACGGTTTCGGGGAGGTCATCAAGGATCCGTGCTCGCGGTGTGATGGCGAGGGCCGCGTCCGCAAGAACCGCGACCTGACGGTCAGCATCCCCGCCGGTATCGCGGATGGCATGCGCATCCGCATGGCGGATCAGGGCGAGGTCGGCCACGGCGGCGGGCCGGCGGGTGATCTCTATGTGGAGATTTCGGTGGATCGGCACCCGATCTTCCAGCGCGAAGGCGATGATCTGCACCTGCGCGTGCGTGTCCCGGCGGTGGAGGCGGCGCTCGGCACGCAGTTCGACGTCACCGGCTTAGACGGCGAGACGCTGACCGTCGAGGTCCCGGAGGGTACCCAGCCGGGCCAGGTGCTCACCACCGAGGGCGCGGGCATGCCGCGCCTGCGCAGGGAGGGTTTCGGCAACCTGCTGGCGCACGTCGATGTCGTCGTGCCCACCGACCTGGACGACCGCACCCGGGAGCTTTTGGAGCAGATTCGGGATCGTCGCGAAGAACCGGCCGCCGTTGACGATGAGGACGAAGGCCACCACTCCGGGTTCTTCTCCCGCTTCCGTGACCGTTTCCGCCGATGAGCCTGCCGGTTTTCGTCCACGACGACCTTGCCGCCGACATCGGCGAGACGCTCACGCTGCGCGGGCCGGAAGGCCGCCACGCGGTGACGGTGACCCGCACGGCGGTCGGCGATGAGGTGCAGCTTATCGACGGCCGCGGCACCCGCATCACCGGCACGGTCACGCAGACTGCGGGCAAGGACGTGCTCACCGTCGAGGTCTCAGCCCGTGAGGTCGAGCCGCCCCCGCGCCCGGAGGTCACGATCGTGCAGGCGCTGCCGAAGTCGGAACGCTCCGAGCTCGCCGTCGATCTGGCCACCCAGGCGGGCGCGGATACGATCGTCGCCTGGCAGGCGCGCCGCTGCGTGGCGAAGTGGAGGGGGGCGAAAATCGACAAGCACCTGCGCAAGTGGGAAGATGCCGCCTACGCCGCCGCGAAGCAGTCGCGCCGCTCGCGCATCCCGCGGATCGAGGGCCCGCTGAGCACCGCGGAGCTCGCCGAGTATCTGGCGGGCCAGAACGCTTATGTGCTGCACGAGGATGCGCAGGTGGGTATCGGAGAGGTGGATCTTGACGTCGATAAGCTCGTGGTGATCGTGGGACCCGAAGGCGGCATCGGCGCCGAGGAGCTCGCCGAGCTGGGCGCCACCCCGGTGCGTTTGGGCCCGGAGGTCTATCGCACGGCGTCGGCGGCGATGGTGACGCTAGCGGCGATCGGGGCGCTGACGAAGCGCTGGTAAGTTCGTAGGCAATCGAGAGAAAGGCCGTGCGGTTGGCGGGGAAGACTGACGTGGTGACCCTGAAGGTCGAGCTGGACGCGCAGTACGCGAATTCGGTGTTCGGGATCAACGACGACAACATCCGGGTCCTGGATAACCTCCTCGACTGCGACATCCACGTCCGCGGTGACAGGGTGCGCCTGCGCGGGCCCCAGCACGAGGTCGCGCGGGCGAAGAAGGTCTTCGCGGAGCTGGAATCCATCGCTCGCCGGGGACATCAGATCTCGCCGGAGACGGTGCGGCACGCGGTGAACATCGTCACCGTCGAGGCCCCGCAGTCGGTCACGGAGATCATGGGCGCGGATATCGTCTCGCGCCGGGGAAAGGCGATCCGCCCGAAGACGCTGGGGCAGAAGCAGTACGTCGACGCGATCGACAACAACACCATCGTCTTCGGCATCGGCCCGGCCGGCTCCGGTAAGACGTATTTGGCGGTGGCGAAGGCCGTGCAGGCGCTGCAGCTCAAGCACGTCTCGCGGATCATCCTCACCCGCCCGGCCGTCGAGGCGGGAGAGAAGCTGGGATTTCTGCCCGGCACCTTGGGCGAGAAGATCGACCCTTATCTGCGCCCGTTGTACGACGCCCTGCGCGACATGCTTGATCCGGAGATGATCCCGCAGCTCATGGAGGCCGGCGTCATCGAGGTCGCCCCGCTGGCGTACATGCGCGGGCGCACGCTCAGTGACTCTTTCGTCATCCTCGACGAGGCCCAAAACACCACCCCGGAGCAGATGAAGATGTTTTTGACCCGGCTGGGCTTCGGCTCGAAGATCGTGGTCACAGGCGATATCTCCCAGGTGGATCTGCCGCGCGGGCAGCACTCCGGGCTGAGGGTGGTGCGCGGCATCCTCGAGGGCGTCGACGACCTCGAGTTCTGCGATCTCTCCTCCGGCGATGTCGTGCGCCACCAGCTGGTCGGACGCATCGTCGAAGCCTACGATCGGTGGGAAGACCGCGGCCAGCGCCCAGACCGTGACAAAAGGAAGGACACCCAGTGAGCATCGAGGTCTTGAACGAATCCGGCTACGGCGGGGTCAACGAGGAGATGCTCATCTCGGTGGCCGCGCATGCGCTGTCCGCCCTCGACGTCCACCCGGACGCCGAGCTGACCATCACCCTGGTCGACGAACCCACCATCGAAGACCTCCACGTCCGCTGGCTGGATCTCGAAGGCCCGACCGATGTCATGAGCTTCCCGATGGACGACTTCGCCACCACCTCCTCGCAGCGACCGGACGCCCCCGCGCCGGGGCCGACGATGCTCGGCGACATCGTGCTCTGCCCGTCTTTCGCCGCCCGCCAGGCCGACGCCGCCGGCCACGGCCTGCCACACGAGCTCGCCCTGCTCACCGTCCACGGCTGCCTGCACGTGCTCGGCTACGATCACGCCACCGCCACCCAGGAGCGGGAGATGTTTGGCCTGCAGAACGAGATCCTCGCCGACTGGTACGACCAGCTGTCCATCCAGGGCACCGAGTTCCACCCCAAGCCGAGCGGTCCGCAGGCCTTCCCCTCGGCGGCGGATCGCGAGCTTCTCGACGAGAAGACCGCCGACGGCTCCGTGCCCGCCATCGCCGAGCCGCGCCCGGAGGAAGGCAGCGAGGCCGATGACGCTTAACCGGGGGTAATGTCGCCGCCGAAGAAAAGAGAGTGCACCATGGAAGCCATGAACATTCTCTCCATCCAGTCCGCGGTGGCCTACGGCCATGTCGGCAACTCGGCGGCGGTCTTCCCGCTGCAGCGCATCGGCCACTCCGTGTGGCCCGTGGCCACGGTCAACTACTCGAATCACACCGGCTACGGGCAGTGGCGCGGGCCCATGATCCCCGCCGAGCAGGTGCGTGAGGTTATCACGGGTATCGACGAGCTCGGCAAGCTCGGCGAGGTCAACGCCGTACTCTCCGGCTACCAGGGCGGGTCGGACATCGCCGACGTGATCGTCGAGACCGTCGCCCGCGTCAAGGAGCAAAACCCCAAGGCGCTCTATGCTTGCGACCCGGTGATGGGTAACGCGAAGTCCGGCTGCCACGTCTCCGATGAGATCCCGCCGCTGCTCAAAGAGCGCGTCGTGCCGGTCGCCGATATCATCACCCCGAACCAGTTCGAGCTCGGCTACCTCACTGACCGCACCGCTGACGATCTCGACTCCACCATCGCCGCCGCCCACGCCGCCCGCGAGATGGGCCCGGAGACCGTGCTGGTCACCTCGGTGTTGCGCCCGGATCGTGAGGAGGACACCATCGAGATGATGGTGGTCAACGGCTCCGGCGTGTGGCTGGTGCGCACCCCGTATCTGCCTTTCAAGCGCAACGGCTCCGGGGATGTGACCGCCGCTTTGTTTACCGGCCACTACGTCTCCACCGGCGATGCGGAACAGGCGCTGGGCAAGACCGCCTCCAGCATCTACGAGCTGCTCAAGGTCACCTTCGACGCCGATACCCGCGAGCTGCAGCTGGTGCAAGCACAGAACGCTTTCGTCGCCCCGGAGCAGACCTTCGAGGTCGTCCGCGTCTCCTAGACGGTGTATCCTGAGGTATCCCTTAAAAACTTCGGATTGCTGCAAGGAGCCAGGTGCTCGATTTCACCGATACCCCGGAGGGTTTTCGTTCCGGTTTCGTCAGCTTCGTCGGCCGGCCCAATACCGGTAAGTCGACGCTGACGAACGCCCTCGTAGGCGAGAAGATCGCGATCACCGCCGATCAGCCGGAGACCACCCGGCACCCGATCCGCGGGCTGGTGCACCGAGAGGATGCGCAGATGGTGGTCGTCGATACGCCGGGCCTGCACCGCCCGCGCACCCTGCTGGGTGAGCGTCTCAACGACACCGTCCGCGATACCTATGCGGACGTCGACGTCATTGGCCTGACCATCCCGGCCGACGAGAAGATCGGCCCCGGCGATCGCTGGATCCTCAACAACGTCCGAGAGATCGCGCCGCGGGTGCCGATTGTCGGCATCGTCACCAAGATCGACACCGTGAGCAAGGACAAGCTGGGCGAGCAGCTGTTGGCCGTCTATGACCTGCTCGGCGGCGATGAGGTCGGCCCCGAGGTGGTACCCGTATCGGCGACCGAAAAGCGCCAGATCGACGTGCTCACCGACGTCTTGGTCGGCCAGCTGCCGGAGGGCCCGAAGTTCTACCCGGACGACCACACCACGGATGATGACACCGAGACCCGCATCTCCGAGCTCATCCGCGAAGCCGCGCTGTCGGGGCTGCGCGATGAGCTGCCGCACTCCGTGGCCGTCGAGGTCGACGAGATCATCGACGACCCCGATGACAACCGCGACCGCGCCCTCGTTTACGCCGTCATCTACGTCGAACGCCCCGGCCAGCGCAAGATCCTCGAGGGCCGCGACGGCCGGCGCCTGAAGTCGATCACCGCGCGGGCGCGCAAGGAGATCATCGAGCTCATCGGGCGCAACGTGTATCTGGATCTGCGCCTCAAGGTGCTCAAGAACTGGCAGTCCGACCCTAAGCAGCTCGGACGCCTGGGGTTTTAAACCGTGCGCCGCGGCTCCTTCCGGGAGAAGGCCGTGGTGGTGCGCACCCACGATTTCGGCGAGGCCGATCGCATCATCGTGCTGCTCACGCGCGGATCGGGGTTGGTGCGCGCCGTCGCCAAGGGGGTGCGGCGGGCGAAGTCCCGTTTCGGTTCCCGGTTGCAGCCCTTCGTGCTTCTCGACGTCACCATGTACGCCGGCAAGAACCTCGCCACCATCACCACCGCCGATACGGTGCGCTACTTCGCGGGCCCGCTCATCGACGATTGGGATCGCTACTCCGCGGCCGCGGTGATCCTGGAGACGGCCGAGCAGTTCACCCGGCACGTCGACACTAATGAGGAGCTTTTCGACGCCGTCGTCGACGCCCTCGACTGGCTCGGCGAGACTCCTTATCCCACCGCGACCCTCGATGGTTTCCTCCTTCAGGCCATGGAGCTGGAGGGCTTCGCGCCGAGCCTTTTCGACTGCGCGGCCTGCCAGAAACCGGGGCCGCACCACGCCTTTAACCCGGCGGTGGGTGGGGCGGTGTGTTATGAGTGCCGGCCGTCGCAAAGCTATTCTGTGCCGGAGGAAACCCTGCACCTGATGTGGTTGCTGCTCAAAAGCCACCGGGCGGCCGCGGCGGAGCTGCTGTTGAGCCCCGAGGGGCCGGTGCTCGCGGAGCGGGCGCACCGACTGGTCACCGCACACCTGCAGTGGCACCTGGATTCTGGGATTCGTTCGCTGCGGATCATGGACCAGCATTAGGAACTGTTGTATTAAGAGGTTGTGAGGATGAAAGAAAACCCGCAGAAGGAAGCGCTGCGCCCTCCGGAGATCCCGGAGAAGTTCCTGCCGCGCCATATTGCGCTGGTTATGGACGGCAACGGGCGCTGGGCCACCGAGCGCGGCCTGGAACGCACCGAAGGCCACAAGCGCGGTGAGAAGGTGCTCATGGACGTCGTCGACGCCTGCCTGGCTCTAGGCATCGAGTATCTGTCAGCCTACGCCTTCTCCACGGAGAACTGGCGCCGCTCGCGCGACGAGGTTCGCTTCCTCATGGGCTTCAACCGCGACGTGTTGCGCCGCCAGCGCGACGTGCTGCACGAGAAAGGAGTGCGCGTCGTCTGGGCGGGCAGGCGGCCGAGGCTGTGGCGCAGCGTCATCCGCGAACTCGAAGCCGCCGAGGAGCTCACCCGGCACAACACCCGCATGACGCTGGTGATGTGCGTGAATTACGGTGGTCGGGCGGAGCTTATCGACGGCATTTCCACCCTCATCGACAAAGCTAACCGCGGTGAGATCACCCGCAGGGACGTGACGGAGAAGAACCTCCAGCGCTACCTCTACGACCCGGGCATGCCCGAGGTCGATCTGTTCCTGCGCCCGTCGGGGGAGAAGCGCACCTCGAACTTCCTGCTCTGGCAGTCGGCGTATGCCGAGCACGTCTACCAGGATGTTTTATTTCCCGATTACACCCCGCAGCACCTCTTCGACGCCGTGACCGAATACGCCCACCGCGACCGACGCTTCGGAGGCACCAAATGAGTGACGAGGAGCACCGGTCGAAGAAGCCGTCGAATAAGCAGATCAGCCGGTGGCGCCGCTATCTGGCCAACGAGCGTGCGGAGGCCGCCGTCTACCGCAGCTTGGCGGAAAAGCGCACCGGCTCCGAGCGCGAGATCCTCCTCGAGCTCGCCGACGCCGAATCCCGCCACGAGCAGTACTGGCGCGAGCGGCTCGGCGATTATGTGGGCATGCCGCGCAGCCCGGATCTCGGCACGCGCTTTCTGGGCTTTTTGGCCAAGCACTTCGGTTCGGTCTTCGCGCTGGCGCTAATCCAGTCGGCGGAGTCGCGCAACCCCTATGTGCATGACGACGACGCCCCCGACAGCATCGCCGCCGACGAGCGCATGCACGCCGAGGTCGTGCGCGGGCTGGCGACGCGTTCGCGCGAGAAGATGTCGGGTGGTTTCCGCGCCGCCGTCTTCGGCGCCAACGACGGGCTCATCTCGAACGCGGCCCTGGTGCTCGGCGTGCTGGGCTCCGGCATGTCGTCCTCGGCGATCCTGGTCACCGGCATCTCCGGGCTTCTGGCCGGCGCGTTTTCCATGGGCGCCGGCGAGTACATCTCGGTGCGCAGCCAGAACGAGCTTATCGACGCCTCCGTGCCCCATCCGAAGTCCTACCGCCTCATCGGCCAGGTGGACGTGGACGCCAACGAGCTCGCGCTCGTCTACCGCGCCCGCGGGATGAGCGAGGACGAGGCTCGCCAGCGCGCCGCGCAGGTCTTCGCCGATCAGGCCCGTGGCATCGAGACCGAGGAGTTCTCGCAGGGGGCGCCGGTAAAATCGGAGGGCAGCTCGGGGGCGTGGACGGCGGCGGCGTCGTCGTTCATCGCGTTCTCGATCGGCGCGTTCATCCCGATCATTCCTTATCTTCTCGGCATGACGGCGATGCCCGCAGGCATCTCCGCAGTCGTGCTCGTTTCGATCGCGCTGTTGTTTACCGGCGGGGTGACCGGCATTCTTTCCGGCAAGCCGCCGGCGCCGCGTGCGGCGCGGCAGCTGCTGGTGGGCTTAGGCGCCGCGCTGGTGACGTTTGTGCTGGGCGCGGCGTTTGGAAGTGTGATCGGTTAGCGCTACTTCGCCGCCGCGCCGCGGTTTTTCGCCTGGGCCTCGGCGCGGGCCTGGTGGGCCGCGCAGTCCTGGCAGACGCCGAAGATCTCCGCGTCGTGGCCGGTGAGCCGGAAGCCGTGGGACTTGGCCACGTCTTTCGCCCACTTCTCTACGGGGCCGCCGTCAATCTCCTCCGTGCGCCCGCACTCGGTGCAGACGAGGTGGTGGTGATGATCGTCGGTGTGGCAGGCGCGGTAGAGCGATTCGCCGGAGGCCATGTGCAGCACGTCGACGGCGTCGATCTCCGCCAGGGACTGCAGGGTGCGGTACACGGTGGTGAGGCCGACGCGGGCGTCGCGTTCTTCCAGCTCCCGGTGGATTTCCTTCGCGGAGGCGAAGTTATCGAGCTCGGAGAGGAGGTCGACGACCGCC
Encoded proteins:
- the hemW gene encoding radical SAM family heme chaperone HemW, encoding MFGLYLHVPFCASRCGYCDFNTYTPGELGTSASQASYFEALRKELEMAASQVNRPAQTVFFGGGTPSLLGAEALAGILDVVRGTIGLSDNAEITTESNPESTSPEFFATLLDAGFNRISLGMQSASPQVLKVLERRHTPGRAVAAAREARAAGFTHVNLDMIYGTPTETDDDVRRTLDAILDTGVDHVSAYSLIVEDGTAMARKVRRGELPAPDEDTYADRYALIDKALTDAGFRWYEVSNWAHDGGECEHNLIYWRGGHWWGAGPGAHSSVDGRRFYNVKHPARYHALLDEGHLPIADSEDLTDADLHTEALMLGLRLREGVPLSWIGEGAREVVDKHVRAGLMRVTDGRLAVTEAGRLLADGLIADLLVAEER
- a CDS encoding DUF559 domain-containing protein produces the protein MGELLTTGDLLADGYTHHTIKRAIERGLLHWVMRGVYTTQPAERLDPLAALALRHPRIVFSGRTACELFIGRREIRTPYSARIDRCFGRGFEIPGVVVVKPGRRLAREHVNGLPVTSALRAAVDAHQDYPWLALDVLEQKYAGPEGAQKLADDLATYPRVPATFRELVEGAAVGGDSNTERRLFRSLRSAGLQVEQNAKIGPYRFDGLIRRARLIIEVDSFDYHGVDIETRHSVLGREEVIKNFTKDRWKQNLAVRSGYKVLRYTVNCVDDQHEEVVTQILAEVHGEVIAEYERTGVWIWHEVYTDERFWRERGGRP
- the hrcA gene encoding heat-inducible transcriptional repressor HrcA, translated to MATGTDKRRREVLRAIVADYIASQEPVGSKSLLERHRLNVSSATIRNDMGVLESEGYITQQHASSGRIPTEKGYRAFVDSLHDVKPMSPAEKRAIVGFLEEGVDLEDVLRRSVQLLAQFTRQAAVIQVPTLHASRVKHCEVVALTPTRLLLVLITDTGRVDQRNVDLGEAVDDDQVQRLRQLLNNSLQSKTLRDASVSLADLAQTAPPDIAPHVLSAATVLIETLVEQPSERLIMAGASNLTRFAGKSTLRLPGIIEALEEQVVVLKLMANLPELGNVAVRIGEENEDEELQSTSIVTTAYGGEGAPLGGLGVVGPTYMDYPGTISKVSAVARYVGRILAGE
- the dnaJ gene encoding molecular chaperone DnaJ; amino-acid sequence: MARDYYGILGVDKGASDAEIKKAYRKMARKYHPDVNDSDEAAEKFREAQVAHEVLTDPQKRRIVDMGGDPMEQGGAGGPGGAGGFGGSGGLGDIFEAFFGGAAGGASRGPRSRVQPGNDALLRTRITLEEAFKGLRKDIRVDTAVLCDHCGGTGSESKSKPVTCSDCQGTGEVQEVQRSFLGNVMTTRPCSTCHGFGEVIKDPCSRCDGEGRVRKNRDLTVSIPAGIADGMRIRMADQGEVGHGGGPAGDLYVEISVDRHPIFQREGDDLHLRVRVPAVEAALGTQFDVTGLDGETLTVEVPEGTQPGQVLTTEGAGMPRLRREGFGNLLAHVDVVVPTDLDDRTRELLEQIRDRREEPAAVDDEDEGHHSGFFSRFRDRFRR
- a CDS encoding 16S rRNA (uracil(1498)-N(3))-methyltransferase; this encodes MSLPVFVHDDLAADIGETLTLRGPEGRHAVTVTRTAVGDEVQLIDGRGTRITGTVTQTAGKDVLTVEVSAREVEPPPRPEVTIVQALPKSERSELAVDLATQAGADTIVAWQARRCVAKWRGAKIDKHLRKWEDAAYAAAKQSRRSRIPRIEGPLSTAELAEYLAGQNAYVLHEDAQVGIGEVDLDVDKLVVIVGPEGGIGAEELAELGATPVRLGPEVYRTASAAMVTLAAIGALTKRW
- a CDS encoding PhoH family protein translates to MVTLKVELDAQYANSVFGINDDNIRVLDNLLDCDIHVRGDRVRLRGPQHEVARAKKVFAELESIARRGHQISPETVRHAVNIVTVEAPQSVTEIMGADIVSRRGKAIRPKTLGQKQYVDAIDNNTIVFGIGPAGSGKTYLAVAKAVQALQLKHVSRIILTRPAVEAGEKLGFLPGTLGEKIDPYLRPLYDALRDMLDPEMIPQLMEAGVIEVAPLAYMRGRTLSDSFVILDEAQNTTPEQMKMFLTRLGFGSKIVVTGDISQVDLPRGQHSGLRVVRGILEGVDDLEFCDLSSGDVVRHQLVGRIVEAYDRWEDRGQRPDRDKRKDTQ
- the ybeY gene encoding rRNA maturation RNase YbeY, translating into MSIEVLNESGYGGVNEEMLISVAAHALSALDVHPDAELTITLVDEPTIEDLHVRWLDLEGPTDVMSFPMDDFATTSSQRPDAPAPGPTMLGDIVLCPSFAARQADAAGHGLPHELALLTVHGCLHVLGYDHATATQEREMFGLQNEILADWYDQLSIQGTEFHPKPSGPQAFPSAADRELLDEKTADGSVPAIAEPRPEEGSEADDA
- the pdxY gene encoding pyridoxal kinase PdxY; amino-acid sequence: MNILSIQSAVAYGHVGNSAAVFPLQRIGHSVWPVATVNYSNHTGYGQWRGPMIPAEQVREVITGIDELGKLGEVNAVLSGYQGGSDIADVIVETVARVKEQNPKALYACDPVMGNAKSGCHVSDEIPPLLKERVVPVADIITPNQFELGYLTDRTADDLDSTIAAAHAAREMGPETVLVTSVLRPDREEDTIEMMVVNGSGVWLVRTPYLPFKRNGSGDVTAALFTGHYVSTGDAEQALGKTASSIYELLKVTFDADTRELQLVQAQNAFVAPEQTFEVVRVS
- the era gene encoding GTPase Era, whose protein sequence is MLDFTDTPEGFRSGFVSFVGRPNTGKSTLTNALVGEKIAITADQPETTRHPIRGLVHREDAQMVVVDTPGLHRPRTLLGERLNDTVRDTYADVDVIGLTIPADEKIGPGDRWILNNVREIAPRVPIVGIVTKIDTVSKDKLGEQLLAVYDLLGGDEVGPEVVPVSATEKRQIDVLTDVLVGQLPEGPKFYPDDHTTDDDTETRISELIREAALSGLRDELPHSVAVEVDEIIDDPDDNRDRALVYAVIYVERPGQRKILEGRDGRRLKSITARARKEIIELIGRNVYLDLRLKVLKNWQSDPKQLGRLGF
- the recO gene encoding DNA repair protein RecO; the encoded protein is MRRGSFREKAVVVRTHDFGEADRIIVLLTRGSGLVRAVAKGVRRAKSRFGSRLQPFVLLDVTMYAGKNLATITTADTVRYFAGPLIDDWDRYSAAAVILETAEQFTRHVDTNEELFDAVVDALDWLGETPYPTATLDGFLLQAMELEGFAPSLFDCAACQKPGPHHAFNPAVGGAVCYECRPSQSYSVPEETLHLMWLLLKSHRAAAAELLLSPEGPVLAERAHRLVTAHLQWHLDSGIRSLRIMDQH
- a CDS encoding isoprenyl transferase translates to MKENPQKEALRPPEIPEKFLPRHIALVMDGNGRWATERGLERTEGHKRGEKVLMDVVDACLALGIEYLSAYAFSTENWRRSRDEVRFLMGFNRDVLRRQRDVLHEKGVRVVWAGRRPRLWRSVIRELEAAEELTRHNTRMTLVMCVNYGGRAELIDGISTLIDKANRGEITRRDVTEKNLQRYLYDPGMPEVDLFLRPSGEKRTSNFLLWQSAYAEHVYQDVLFPDYTPQHLFDAVTEYAHRDRRFGGTK